The Oxalobacteraceae bacterium OTU3CINTB1 genome includes a window with the following:
- a CDS encoding helix-hairpin-helix domain-containing protein produces MFKKLMLGIATLAATMSFAFAQVDANKADAAALDSIKGIGPAKSTAILEERKKGEFKDWADFEQRVKGVGGKNAAKLSEAGLLVNGKSKEGATAAAAKPKADKAAPKASSTPVAAAGK; encoded by the coding sequence ATGTTCAAAAAACTAATGCTGGGTATTGCCACGCTCGCCGCCACGATGAGCTTTGCGTTCGCACAAGTCGATGCCAACAAAGCAGACGCAGCCGCGCTCGATTCGATCAAGGGTATCGGCCCCGCCAAGTCCACCGCCATTCTCGAAGAACGAAAAAAAGGCGAGTTCAAGGACTGGGCCGACTTTGAACAGCGCGTCAAAGGCGTCGGCGGCAAGAACGCCGCCAAGCTGTCCGAGGCCGGTTTGCTGGTGAACGGCAAGTCGAAAGAGGGCGCCACGGCCGCCGCCGCCAAACCCAAAGCCGACAAAGCCGCTCCCAAAGCGAGCTCCACGCCAGTCGCCGCAGCCGGCAAATAA
- a CDS encoding polysaccharide deacetylase family protein translates to MALAGICAAQAQSVAFTFDDGPQLEDTPLMSPQQRNQAMLDALAAHKVSAALFVTCDFGATKPAGYALAKAWGDAGHVLGNHTMTHPDLNSAKVTLAQYQREILDCDRITSTLPGYRKWFRFTYLREGNTPEKRDGMRSFLKEQGYRNGYVSLDTSDWRLDAKLNEVLRANPKADIEPVKRAYLAHVKQRAIAYRDLSRKLEGRDIPQVLLQHHNLINALWLKDVIQQFVDMGWTIVTPAQAFADPVYQLQPERQAPGQSLLLSIARTRGMGKFEGWERLVDDGDVEIEQLEKAGVR, encoded by the coding sequence ATGGCACTCGCTGGCATCTGCGCGGCGCAAGCGCAGTCGGTGGCCTTCACCTTCGACGACGGGCCGCAGCTGGAGGACACGCCGTTGATGTCGCCGCAGCAGCGCAACCAGGCCATGCTCGACGCGCTGGCCGCGCACAAGGTATCGGCGGCGTTGTTTGTCACCTGCGACTTCGGCGCCACCAAGCCGGCCGGCTACGCGCTTGCCAAGGCGTGGGGCGATGCCGGCCATGTGCTGGGCAACCACACGATGACGCATCCGGATTTGAATTCAGCCAAAGTGACGTTGGCGCAGTACCAGCGTGAGATCCTCGACTGCGACCGCATCACGTCCACCTTGCCGGGGTATCGAAAGTGGTTCCGCTTCACCTATCTGCGCGAGGGGAACACGCCGGAAAAGCGGGACGGCATGCGAAGCTTCCTCAAGGAGCAGGGCTACCGCAATGGCTATGTGAGCCTGGACACCAGCGACTGGCGCCTGGACGCGAAGCTCAACGAAGTATTGCGGGCCAATCCCAAGGCGGACATCGAGCCGGTCAAGCGGGCCTACCTGGCGCACGTTAAACAGCGGGCGATCGCCTATCGTGATTTGTCGCGCAAGCTGGAAGGGCGGGATATTCCGCAGGTGCTGCTACAGCATCACAACCTGATCAACGCGCTGTGGTTGAAGGATGTGATCCAGCAGTTCGTCGATATGGGATGGACGATCGTCACGCCGGCGCAGGCGTTCGCCGATCCGGTGTACCAGTTGCAGCCGGAGCGCCAGGCGCCGGGACAAAGCCTGCTGCTCTCGATTGCCCGCACGCGCGGCATGGGCAAGTTCGAAGGGTGGGAGCGGCTGGTGGACGACGGCGATGTCGAGATCGAGCAGTTGGAGAAGGCCGGCGTCCGCTAA
- the cysM gene encoding cysteine synthase CysM yields MAYKTLEDTIGSTPLVQLTRLPGADAVARNNIILGKLEGNNPAGSVKDRAAMSMLKRAEERGDIKPGDTLIEATSGNTGIALAMAAALRGYKMLLLMPENLSIERRQSMAAYGAQIMLTPKTGGMEYARDMAEQLQKDGKGIILDQFGNQDNARAHYEGTGPEIWRDTDGRVTHFVSAMGTTGTIMGVSRYLKEQNPDVQVIGAEPEEGSSIPGIRKWPEAYLPKIYDRTRVDKVEAVSQASAERMARRLAAEEGIFCGISAAGACEIALRISQTVENATIVFIVCDRGDRYLSTGVFPA; encoded by the coding sequence ATGGCTTACAAGACTCTGGAAGATACGATCGGCAGTACACCGCTGGTGCAGCTGACCCGCCTGCCGGGCGCGGACGCGGTCGCCCGCAACAATATTATTCTCGGCAAGCTCGAAGGTAACAACCCGGCCGGTTCGGTCAAGGACCGCGCCGCCATGTCGATGCTCAAGCGCGCCGAGGAGCGCGGCGACATCAAACCCGGCGATACGCTGATCGAGGCGACCAGCGGCAACACCGGCATCGCGCTGGCGATGGCGGCGGCGTTGCGCGGCTACAAAATGTTGCTGTTGATGCCTGAGAACCTGAGCATCGAGCGGCGCCAGAGCATGGCCGCCTACGGCGCGCAGATCATGCTCACGCCCAAGACCGGCGGCATGGAATACGCGCGCGACATGGCCGAGCAACTGCAAAAAGATGGCAAGGGCATCATCCTGGACCAGTTCGGCAACCAGGACAACGCGCGCGCGCACTACGAGGGCACCGGTCCGGAAATCTGGCGCGACACCGACGGCCGCGTCACCCATTTCGTCAGCGCCATGGGCACCACCGGCACCATCATGGGCGTGTCGCGTTATCTGAAGGAGCAGAATCCGGACGTGCAGGTCATCGGCGCCGAGCCGGAAGAGGGCTCGTCGATTCCCGGCATCCGCAAATGGCCGGAAGCCTACTTGCCGAAGATCTACGACCGCACGCGCGTCGACAAGGTCGAGGCGGTGTCGCAGGCGTCGGCCGAACGCATGGCGCGGCGGCTGGCTGCGGAAGAGGGTATTTTCTGTGGTATTTCGGCGGCGGGCGCCTGTGAGATCGCGTTGCGCATTTCGCAAACGGTCGAGAACGCGACCATCGTGTTCATCGTCTGCGACCGGGGCGATCGCTATCTGTCGACCGGCGTGTTTCCAGCATAA
- a CDS encoding FAD-dependent oxidoreductase: protein MSTSPLEMLPDTTPEPHAAALPADLESRRHQMFPTLSDSDIKHMLRFGHVRHFSDGEKIAEAGKSSYGMLLVLKGGVAITRFDGLGNTSYITTHTPGQFSGEVAQLSGRPALGNANAVGEVEVLVVPPESLRALLVAHADLGERIVRALILRRVGLIEQNSGGPVIVGPRGHGRIHTLQSFLAANGHPYSVLDPEVDQQATELMEHYQPKPDELPLVVCPDGVVKKNPTTVDIGRCLGMLPDLPADKVWDVIVVGAGPSGLATAVYAASEGLSVLALETRAFGGQAAASARIENYLGFPTGVSGRALAGRAYVQAQKFGVEIAIPAPAGRLICDTYPLQVEMCGSLQKLQARTVVLSCGARYRRPSLANLKQFEGKGIYYWASPIEAKLCKSEEIVLVGGGNSAGQAAVFLAAHASKVHMLIRKDSLSSTMSSYLIERIQATPNIELHTHSEIIALEGDEDGLKQVRIRNSKSEEECDYDVCRVFLFIGADPNTGWLEECGVDVDGHGFIRTGFDVTKAQCKANFDKGVYPREMPARAALETSVPGVFAIGDVRASSTKRVAAAVGEGAAVVSQIHAFLANLPADKR from the coding sequence ATGTCCACCTCACCGCTTGAAATGCTGCCCGACACCACCCCGGAACCGCACGCCGCCGCGCTGCCGGCCGACCTGGAAAGCCGCCGCCACCAGATGTTCCCCACGTTGTCCGACAGCGACATCAAGCACATGCTGCGCTTCGGCCACGTGCGCCATTTCAGCGACGGTGAAAAAATCGCCGAGGCGGGCAAGAGCAGCTACGGCATGCTGCTGGTGCTCAAGGGCGGCGTCGCCATTACCCGCTTCGACGGGCTGGGCAACACTTCCTATATCACCACGCACACGCCGGGCCAGTTCTCCGGCGAAGTGGCGCAGCTGTCCGGACGCCCGGCGCTGGGCAACGCCAACGCCGTCGGCGAGGTCGAGGTGCTGGTGGTGCCGCCCGAATCGCTGCGCGCGCTGCTGGTCGCGCACGCCGACCTGGGCGAACGCATCGTGCGCGCGCTGATCCTGCGCCGCGTCGGCCTGATCGAACAGAACTCGGGCGGCCCGGTCATCGTCGGCCCGCGCGGCCACGGCCGCATCCACACCCTGCAAAGCTTCCTGGCCGCCAACGGCCATCCGTACAGCGTGCTCGATCCGGAGGTGGACCAGCAGGCGACGGAATTGATGGAACACTACCAGCCAAAACCCGATGAACTGCCGCTGGTGGTCTGCCCGGATGGCGTGGTGAAGAAAAATCCGACCACGGTCGATATCGGCCGCTGCCTCGGCATGCTGCCGGACCTGCCCGCCGACAAGGTGTGGGACGTGATCGTCGTCGGGGCCGGCCCATCCGGACTGGCGACGGCGGTGTACGCCGCGTCCGAAGGGCTGTCGGTGCTGGCGCTGGAGACCCGCGCCTTCGGCGGCCAGGCGGCGGCCAGCGCCCGCATCGAAAATTACCTCGGCTTCCCGACCGGCGTCTCCGGCCGCGCGCTGGCCGGCCGGGCCTACGTCCAAGCGCAGAAATTCGGCGTCGAGATCGCCATCCCGGCCCCCGCCGGCCGGCTGATTTGCGATACCTATCCGCTGCAGGTGGAAATGTGCGGCAGCCTGCAGAAACTGCAGGCCAGGACCGTGGTGCTGTCGTGCGGCGCGCGCTACCGCCGGCCGTCGCTGGCCAACCTCAAGCAGTTCGAAGGCAAGGGGATTTATTACTGGGCCTCGCCGATCGAGGCCAAGCTGTGCAAGAGCGAGGAGATCGTGCTGGTCGGCGGCGGCAACTCGGCCGGCCAGGCGGCGGTGTTCCTGGCGGCGCACGCGTCCAAGGTGCATATGCTGATCCGCAAGGACAGCCTGTCGTCGACGATGTCGAGCTATCTGATCGAACGCATCCAGGCCACGCCGAACATCGAACTGCACACGCACTCGGAAATCATCGCGCTCGAAGGCGACGAGGATGGCTTGAAGCAGGTGCGCATCCGCAATTCGAAAAGCGAGGAGGAATGCGATTACGATGTCTGCCGCGTGTTCCTGTTCATCGGCGCCGATCCGAACACCGGCTGGCTGGAGGAATGCGGCGTCGACGTCGACGGCCACGGTTTTATCCGCACCGGTTTCGACGTCACCAAGGCGCAGTGCAAGGCCAACTTCGACAAGGGCGTGTACCCGCGCGAGATGCCGGCCCGCGCCGCACTCGAGACCAGCGTGCCGGGCGTGTTCGCCATCGGCGACGTGCGCGCCAGTTCCACCAAACGCGTCGCGGCGGCGGTGGGCGAAGGCGCGGCGGTGGTGTCGCAAATCCACGCCTTCCTGGCGAATCTGCCGGCCGATAAACGCTAG
- a CDS encoding carboxymuconolactone decarboxylase family protein yields the protein MRLPLIPPNELSPEQKDLYDSMRKGIASNFNAFKVEREDGALMGPWNPWLHEPGIGKAIWDLTLAMTANAVLPDNVRQIAILVVGARYNAAYELYAHVAVAEKAGMSAERLAALVADLKPVDLSKQENVAFDFSYALSRGGTLPEPLYRLAIDTFGQHGTNELIYLVGLYALVSTTLNGFNVPVPERE from the coding sequence ATGCGACTTCCACTCATCCCCCCGAACGAACTGAGCCCCGAACAAAAAGACCTGTACGACAGCATGCGCAAAGGCATCGCCAGCAACTTCAACGCCTTCAAGGTCGAACGCGAAGACGGCGCCCTGATGGGCCCCTGGAATCCGTGGCTGCACGAGCCGGGCATCGGCAAGGCGATCTGGGACCTGACCCTGGCCATGACAGCAAACGCCGTCCTGCCGGACAATGTGCGCCAGATCGCGATTCTCGTGGTTGGCGCCCGCTATAACGCCGCCTATGAACTGTACGCGCACGTCGCCGTCGCCGAGAAAGCCGGCATGTCGGCCGAGCGCCTGGCCGCGCTGGTGGCGGACCTGAAGCCGGTCGACCTGTCGAAGCAGGAGAACGTCGCCTTCGATTTCTCGTACGCGCTCAGTCGCGGAGGCACGCTGCCGGAGCCCCTGTACCGGCTCGCGATCGACACCTTCGGCCAGCATGGCACCAACGAATTGATCTACCTGGTGGGCCTGTACGCGCTGGTATCGACGACGCTGAACGGCTTTAACGTGCCGGTGCCGGAACGTGAATAA
- a CDS encoding MBL fold metallo-hydrolase: MSPLNISRILHAGYVFEHEGTQILFDPIFENPFSRNCHAFPAVRFDLEQIRKLTPDAVFISHFHDDHCSMESLDLLPRATPIYLYCLFDELFAMIRELGFSDVRALAVDVPVQVSAIEVIPRRALDADVDSMFHIRAGGLNVLNVVDSWMDPETLEQLTAFAPWDMVLWPFQTMREIDVIAPSRAGGGLPELPEEWPGQLRALAPRYIVPSSCQFVQEPWSWYNHALFPITYRQFEREVGAWLPHARVVRLNPSVAMELTPQALTPAAPLSWVQPVGEQDVDYQYDADITPPPTSEIASHFAPLTDAQTALVLDYCGAGLLDKYREMELPPDSYFETPCVWQLSVYDHAGAVRQYRYRIHGDSIAAAGHEEAPSWQTEIPIAKLYAGLALGESLTSMYMRITGAPADADIVDDPLIRCLFNDAFGAYQAAQLRRLKEAKPAS; encoded by the coding sequence ATGTCGCCCCTGAACATTTCCAGGATACTCCACGCGGGTTATGTCTTCGAGCACGAAGGCACGCAGATACTGTTCGATCCGATTTTCGAAAACCCGTTCAGCCGCAACTGCCACGCCTTTCCCGCCGTGCGCTTCGACCTTGAACAGATCAGGAAGCTCACGCCGGACGCGGTGTTCATCTCGCACTTCCACGACGACCATTGTTCGATGGAGAGCCTGGACCTGCTGCCGCGCGCCACGCCGATCTATCTTTACTGCCTGTTCGACGAACTGTTCGCGATGATACGCGAGCTGGGTTTCAGCGACGTGCGCGCGCTGGCGGTGGATGTGCCGGTGCAGGTGAGCGCGATCGAAGTGATTCCGCGCAGGGCGCTCGACGCCGATGTCGATTCGATGTTTCACATCCGTGCCGGCGGCTTGAATGTGCTGAACGTCGTCGATTCGTGGATGGACCCGGAGACGCTGGAACAGCTCACGGCCTTCGCGCCGTGGGACATGGTGCTGTGGCCCTTCCAGACCATGCGCGAAATCGACGTGATCGCGCCATCGCGCGCCGGGGGCGGCCTGCCGGAGCTTCCGGAGGAGTGGCCCGGGCAGCTGCGCGCACTCGCACCGCGCTACATCGTTCCCAGCTCCTGCCAGTTCGTGCAGGAGCCATGGTCCTGGTACAACCACGCACTGTTCCCGATCACCTACCGGCAGTTCGAGCGCGAGGTCGGCGCATGGCTGCCGCATGCGCGCGTGGTCCGCCTCAATCCCTCCGTCGCGATGGAACTGACGCCGCAAGCGTTGACACCAGCCGCGCCATTGTCCTGGGTGCAGCCGGTCGGCGAACAGGACGTCGACTATCAATACGACGCTGATATCACGCCGCCGCCGACTTCCGAAATCGCCAGTCATTTCGCGCCGCTGACGGACGCGCAAACCGCGCTGGTGCTGGACTACTGCGGCGCGGGCTTGCTCGACAAATACCGGGAGATGGAACTACCACCCGACAGCTACTTCGAGACGCCATGCGTCTGGCAACTGTCGGTCTACGATCATGCGGGCGCCGTCCGGCAGTACCGCTACCGCATCCATGGCGACAGCATCGCTGCGGCGGGGCACGAGGAAGCGCCGTCATGGCAGACCGAAATCCCCATCGCCAAGCTGTACGCCGGCCTGGCGCTGGGGGAATCGCTGACGTCGATGTATATGCGGATCACGGGTGCGCCGGCCGACGCCGACATCGTCGACGATCCGCTGATACGCTGCCTGTTCAACGACGCCTTCGGCGCCTACCAGGCGGCGCAACTGCGGCGCCTCAAGGAAGCTAAGCCGGCTTCGTGA
- a CDS encoding patatin-like phospholipase family protein, translating into MNKRDTGTLPDSRLKPASAGPSEFGSVALVLQGGGALGAYQAGVYERLLESGIEPHWLSGISIGAINSAIIAGNARENRVARLREFWELVSDGGPPGANWSGLALADATRAWVNQLAAGSAFVRGVPGFFEPRMPSFGFGSGSGATSFYDTSPLRATLERLVDFDRINARETRLSVGAVNVRTGNFAYFDNATEHIRVEHIMASGALPPAFEAVEIDGEKYWDGGMVSNTPLEWVLSNSSGLDTLVWQVDLWSAHGELPRDMASVATRMKEIQYSSRTRMATDSLRRVKKLHTALSELLAVIPADMAASPQAKLLAAAGDPALYNIVELVYRSATYEGQYKDVEFSRRTMNEHWQAGYKDADTTLTHKEILQLPSIDDNPAVFDFLTKPA; encoded by the coding sequence GTGAATAAGCGCGATACCGGCACGCTGCCCGACAGCCGGCTCAAGCCCGCCAGCGCGGGTCCATCGGAGTTCGGCAGCGTCGCCCTGGTGCTGCAAGGCGGCGGCGCGCTGGGCGCCTACCAAGCCGGCGTCTACGAACGCCTGCTGGAAAGCGGCATCGAGCCGCATTGGTTGTCGGGCATTTCGATTGGCGCCATCAACAGCGCCATCATCGCCGGCAACGCCCGGGAAAACCGGGTCGCGCGGCTGCGCGAATTCTGGGAACTGGTCAGCGATGGCGGCCCTCCCGGCGCCAACTGGAGCGGGCTGGCGCTGGCCGACGCGACGCGGGCCTGGGTCAACCAGCTCGCGGCAGGCAGCGCGTTCGTGCGCGGCGTGCCGGGCTTTTTCGAGCCGCGCATGCCGTCCTTCGGGTTCGGCAGCGGCAGCGGCGCCACCAGCTTCTATGACACCTCGCCGTTGCGCGCCACCCTGGAACGGCTAGTCGATTTCGATCGCATCAACGCGCGCGAGACAAGGCTCAGCGTCGGCGCGGTGAACGTCCGCACCGGGAACTTCGCCTACTTCGACAACGCCACCGAGCACATACGGGTCGAGCACATCATGGCAAGCGGTGCGCTGCCGCCGGCCTTCGAAGCAGTGGAGATCGATGGCGAAAAATACTGGGACGGCGGCATGGTGTCGAACACGCCGCTGGAATGGGTGCTGTCCAACAGCTCGGGCCTCGACACGCTGGTCTGGCAAGTCGATTTGTGGAGCGCCCATGGCGAACTGCCGCGCGACATGGCCAGCGTCGCCACGCGCATGAAGGAGATCCAGTATTCCAGCCGCACCCGCATGGCGACCGACTCACTGCGCAGGGTGAAAAAGCTGCACACCGCGCTGAGCGAACTGTTGGCCGTCATCCCGGCGGACATGGCGGCCAGCCCGCAAGCAAAGCTGCTGGCGGCGGCAGGCGATCCAGCCCTCTACAACATCGTCGAACTGGTCTACCGTTCGGCGACTTACGAGGGCCAGTACAAGGATGTGGAGTTTTCCCGCAGGACGATGAACGAGCATTGGCAGGCCGGCTACAAGGACGCCGACACCACGCTCACGCACAAGGAAATCCTTCAGCTGCCCAGCATCGACGACAATCCGGCCGTCTTCGATTTCCTCACGAAGCCGGCTTAG
- a CDS encoding PLP-dependent aminotransferase family protein, translating into MSQSKTIQDESLPIWLPRLAGNKGPRFLQIADALQAAVVDGSLKPGNRLPPQRQLAAQLGVDLTTITRAYDEARRRNLLEGRGARGTYVAAPKVEWTSILDLGMNTPPPPDGVDFDDMLKQGLSQVLMRADNQMLMTYHLGGGSDSDRNAGAKWLEPMFGILDARQVVVCPGAQAAIAAVILALTEPGDVILAESTSYPGLRAAATQFGRHVIAVQADQHGMVPEMLEEACRQHKPGLVYLNPTLQNPTAITMPERRRKALADIAQRCNVRILEDDPYWLLAEAPPPPIATVAPERVVYISTLSKCLTPGLRVAFVLIRDAHERERFLVALRSFALMAAPLAAALATQWILDGSAGRLMEGVRSEARLRHRMARDILAGRYSGAGDGLHVWLELPAYWNSSQLARAADSEGIAVTPAEAFATGGVSVNAIRISLGSIKDRGRLRAGLQRLSLLLARRPESFSAALV; encoded by the coding sequence ATGTCCCAGTCGAAAACCATACAAGATGAAAGTTTGCCAATCTGGTTGCCGCGTCTGGCCGGGAACAAAGGGCCACGGTTTTTGCAGATTGCGGATGCGTTGCAGGCGGCGGTGGTGGACGGATCGCTGAAACCGGGCAACCGTCTCCCTCCGCAGCGCCAGTTGGCGGCGCAGCTGGGCGTCGACCTGACGACGATCACGCGCGCCTACGACGAAGCCAGGCGCCGCAACTTGTTGGAGGGGCGCGGCGCCCGGGGCACGTATGTGGCGGCGCCGAAAGTCGAATGGACCTCGATCCTCGACCTGGGCATGAATACCCCGCCACCGCCGGACGGCGTGGACTTCGACGACATGCTGAAACAGGGTTTGTCTCAGGTCTTGATGAGGGCGGATAATCAAATGCTGATGACGTACCACTTGGGCGGAGGGAGCGACTCCGACCGTAACGCCGGCGCCAAATGGCTTGAGCCGATGTTCGGAATACTGGACGCGCGACAGGTGGTTGTCTGTCCGGGGGCGCAGGCGGCGATCGCCGCAGTGATCCTCGCGTTGACCGAGCCCGGCGACGTGATCCTGGCGGAGTCCACGAGTTATCCCGGCTTGCGTGCCGCCGCGACCCAATTCGGCCGGCACGTCATCGCGGTGCAAGCGGACCAGCACGGGATGGTGCCGGAGATGCTCGAGGAGGCCTGCCGCCAGCACAAGCCGGGGCTGGTCTACCTCAATCCGACACTGCAGAACCCGACCGCCATCACCATGCCGGAACGCCGGCGCAAGGCTCTCGCCGACATCGCGCAGCGCTGCAATGTACGCATCCTCGAGGACGATCCCTACTGGCTCCTTGCCGAGGCCCCGCCGCCGCCCATTGCCACGGTTGCGCCGGAACGGGTGGTCTACATCTCGACGCTGTCGAAATGCCTGACACCAGGCTTGCGCGTCGCCTTCGTGCTGATACGCGATGCGCACGAACGCGAACGTTTCCTGGTCGCGCTCAGGTCATTTGCGCTGATGGCCGCTCCGCTGGCGGCCGCGTTGGCCACCCAGTGGATACTCGACGGTTCTGCCGGCCGCTTGATGGAAGGAGTACGCAGCGAGGCGCGCCTGCGCCACCGGATGGCGCGGGATATTCTGGCGGGGCGGTACAGCGGCGCCGGAGACGGCCTGCATGTCTGGCTCGAATTGCCGGCGTACTGGAACTCCTCGCAGCTGGCGCGTGCCGCCGACAGCGAAGGCATCGCGGTCACGCCGGCTGAGGCATTCGCCACGGGCGGCGTATCCGTGAACGCGATCCGGATCTCGCTGGGTAGCATCAAGGACCGTGGACGCTTGCGGGCGGGTCTTCAACGGCTGTCCCTCCTGCTTGCGCGGCGGCCCGAGTCGTTCAGCGCCGCCCTGGTTTAA
- the mltB gene encoding lytic murein transglycosylase B, translating to MPMKTLITPLLAAALLAATGASHAQVDRYGYKLPPSMQQKAKKKAAPVKKKAVPAIDYVGEYVNFGEWKEVRAFLDDVATRNGFDRKELDSLMAQVRYVDATVQLVKPAPPGKPKNWNAYRALTIESTRIDGGVKFWNDNADALNRAEALYGIPAEIIVGIIGVETVYGRVTGRFRVVDALTTLAFSYPEAPQRAARMEFFRGELEATLVFARRDGVDPLSLRGSFAGAMGMPQFMPSSLIKYAVDFDGSGHIDLLGSSTDAIGSVAAFLAAHGWERENGGPLVYAASASPNKAWEPMLQQGLTAKYSPQDLIAAGVTTTVPVPEQQTYGLVDLQNGADPTEYWLANSNFFAITQYNRSYFYAMSVIELGRAVRLARGGL from the coding sequence ATGCCGATGAAGACTTTGATCACCCCCCTGCTGGCCGCCGCGCTGCTGGCCGCCACCGGCGCCAGCCACGCACAGGTCGACCGCTACGGCTACAAACTGCCGCCGAGCATGCAGCAAAAGGCCAAGAAGAAGGCCGCTCCCGTCAAAAAGAAAGCCGTGCCGGCCATCGACTACGTCGGAGAGTACGTCAACTTCGGCGAATGGAAAGAGGTGCGCGCCTTCCTCGACGATGTCGCCACCCGCAACGGCTTCGACCGCAAGGAGCTGGACAGCTTGATGGCCCAGGTGCGCTATGTCGACGCCACGGTGCAGCTGGTTAAGCCGGCGCCGCCGGGCAAGCCGAAAAACTGGAACGCCTACCGGGCGCTGACGATCGAGTCGACCCGGATCGACGGCGGCGTCAAGTTCTGGAACGACAACGCCGACGCGCTCAACCGCGCCGAGGCGCTGTACGGCATCCCGGCCGAGATTATTGTCGGCATCATCGGCGTCGAGACCGTGTACGGCCGCGTCACCGGCCGTTTCCGCGTCGTCGATGCGCTCACCACCTTGGCGTTCTCGTATCCGGAGGCGCCGCAGCGCGCCGCCCGCATGGAATTCTTCCGTGGCGAGCTGGAGGCGACGCTGGTATTCGCGCGCCGCGACGGCGTCGATCCGTTGTCGCTGCGCGGCTCGTTCGCCGGCGCGATGGGCATGCCGCAGTTCATGCCGAGCAGCCTGATCAAATATGCGGTCGACTTCGACGGCAGCGGCCACATCGACCTGCTCGGCTCCAGCACCGACGCCATCGGCAGCGTGGCCGCCTTCCTGGCGGCGCATGGCTGGGAGCGCGAGAACGGCGGACCGCTGGTGTATGCGGCCTCGGCCTCGCCCAACAAGGCCTGGGAACCGATGCTGCAACAGGGCCTGACGGCAAAATATTCGCCGCAGGACTTGATAGCGGCGGGAGTCACCACCACTGTACCGGTGCCGGAGCAACAGACCTATGGTCTGGTCGATCTGCAAAACGGCGCCGACCCAACCGAATACTGGTTGGCCAACAGTAATTTCTTTGCAATTACGCAGTACAACCGCAGCTATTTCTACGCAATGTCGGTCATCGAGCTGGGCCGCGCGGTGCGGCTGGCGCGTGGCGGACTGTAG
- the rfaE1 gene encoding D-glycero-beta-D-manno-heptose-7-phosphate kinase, with product MLDRYWFGDVSRISPEAPVPIVRIEKREARLGGAANVARNAAALGAHAGLLGVVGADEAGTEVEQLLQGGGIHSYLKRDSAISTIIKLRVIGRQQQMVRIDFEEAPTDTVLRDKLLQFKALLADYDVIVLSDYAKGSLVNVADMIASARAAGKVVMVDPKGDDFSRYSGATVLTPNKSEMKRIVGSWNSEEQLTAKAQQLRAELKLDALLLTRSEEGMTLYTENDQFHMPAQAREVFDVSGAGDTVIATMACMLGAGAGWNEAVQTANRAGGIVVGKLGTATVTREELFDAGLGV from the coding sequence ATGCTGGACCGCTATTGGTTCGGTGACGTCAGCCGCATTTCGCCGGAGGCGCCGGTCCCCATCGTGCGCATCGAAAAGCGCGAAGCGCGCCTGGGCGGCGCCGCCAACGTGGCGCGCAACGCCGCCGCGCTGGGCGCGCACGCCGGCTTGCTGGGCGTGGTCGGCGCCGACGAAGCGGGCACCGAAGTGGAACAGCTGCTGCAAGGCGGCGGCATCCACAGCTACCTGAAACGCGACAGCGCCATCTCCACCATCATCAAGCTGCGCGTGATCGGCCGCCAACAGCAAATGGTGCGCATCGATTTCGAAGAAGCGCCGACCGACACCGTCCTGCGCGACAAACTGCTGCAGTTCAAGGCGCTGCTGGCCGACTACGACGTCATCGTCCTGTCGGACTACGCCAAGGGCAGCCTGGTGAACGTGGCCGACATGATCGCCTCCGCGCGCGCGGCCGGCAAAGTGGTGATGGTCGATCCGAAGGGCGACGACTTCTCGCGCTACAGCGGCGCCACCGTGCTCACGCCGAACAAATCGGAGATGAAGCGCATCGTCGGCAGCTGGAACAGCGAAGAGCAACTGACGGCCAAGGCGCAGCAACTGCGCGCGGAATTGAAGCTGGACGCCTTGCTGCTCACGCGCTCGGAAGAGGGCATGACCTTGTACACCGAGAACGACCAGTTCCACATGCCGGCGCAGGCGCGCGAAGTGTTCGACGTTTCGGGCGCGGGCGACACCGTCATCGCCACGATGGCGTGCATGCTGGGCGCGGGCGCGGGCTGGAACGAAGCGGTGCAAACGGCCAACCGCGCCGGCGGCATCGTTGTAGGGAAGCTCGGCACGGCAACAGTCACGCGCGAAGAGTTGTTCGACGCGGGCCTCGGCGTTTGA